Proteins encoded in a region of the uncultured Paludibaculum sp. genome:
- a CDS encoding efflux RND transporter periplasmic adaptor subunit, with amino-acid sequence MIRKYALPIFAVAGLALGLFMVRATSKPPMKAQPMAEPAKAPFQAYVSGAGLIEASTENVKVGSSSGGLVTRVFVKVGDAVRKGQPLWQLDEGPKRAEIARYQAAVESAAATLEKLRAGNRQEEISKQEQQVAQSKAQLDDARAQLALRETAYKDDTRAISLDEVNQARNAVRQREAATAYQQTELERLKRGTWAPEIRVQQAAVEQARTQVMQAQEELERLTVRSPLNGAVMQVKIHAGEYAPAGQTDDALMLVGNNDDLNIRVDVDEQDAWRVERGQPAAAYPRGRADLKVPPTFVRVEPYVVPKRSLTGASTERVDTRVLQVVYSFRQPETFHLYAGQQMDVYIQAKPLPDPGARQAQSKGPETGGRP; translated from the coding sequence ATGATTCGAAAATACGCACTTCCGATTTTTGCTGTAGCCGGGCTGGCCCTTGGCTTGTTCATGGTGAGGGCGACTTCCAAGCCGCCAATGAAGGCGCAGCCCATGGCCGAACCGGCCAAGGCGCCGTTTCAGGCATACGTGTCGGGCGCCGGTCTCATTGAGGCCTCGACTGAAAACGTCAAGGTCGGCAGTTCGAGCGGCGGGCTGGTGACGCGGGTGTTTGTGAAGGTCGGCGACGCCGTTCGCAAGGGCCAACCCTTGTGGCAACTGGACGAAGGGCCTAAGCGGGCTGAGATCGCCCGGTACCAGGCGGCGGTGGAGTCGGCCGCGGCGACGCTCGAAAAGCTGCGAGCGGGCAATCGCCAGGAGGAGATTTCGAAGCAGGAGCAACAGGTGGCTCAGAGCAAGGCGCAGTTGGACGATGCCAGAGCGCAACTTGCGCTGCGTGAGACTGCCTATAAGGACGACACCCGCGCCATCAGTCTGGATGAAGTGAACCAGGCACGGAATGCGGTGAGGCAGCGCGAGGCGGCGACGGCTTATCAACAGACGGAACTGGAGCGTTTGAAGAGAGGCACATGGGCCCCCGAAATTCGCGTGCAGCAGGCGGCCGTGGAGCAGGCCCGCACGCAGGTGATGCAGGCCCAGGAGGAACTGGAGCGGCTGACGGTGCGGTCGCCACTGAATGGCGCAGTGATGCAGGTGAAGATCCACGCCGGTGAGTACGCACCGGCCGGCCAGACCGACGATGCGTTGATGCTGGTGGGCAACAACGATGATCTAAACATCCGAGTGGATGTGGATGAGCAGGACGCCTGGCGCGTGGAACGCGGGCAACCGGCCGCCGCCTATCCGCGCGGACGCGCGGATCTCAAGGTGCCACCGACCTTTGTTCGTGTCGAGCCCTATGTGGTTCCGAAAAGATCGCTGACCGGCGCGTCGACTGAACGCGTGGATACACGCGTGTTGCAGGTGGTTTATTCGTTCCGGCAGCCCGAGACTTTCCACCTGTATGCCGGACAGCAGATGGATGTCTATATCCAGGCGAAGCCGCTTCCCGATCCCGGCGCGCGGCAAGCGCAGAGCAAGGGCCCGGAGACCGGAGGCAGACCATGA
- a CDS encoding efflux transporter outer membrane subunit: MTRRFAVLVTVALLLLAGCAVGPKYRAPVVKTPEAFSQVQERKPAADMAALADWWRTFHDQKLSSLVERAINSNLDVKVAKARLQEARATFKNTQASKRLPAGNANFNYARSRTSSDNPQIPKLGGGTLIPTTYSSYQSYLDASYELDLFGGVKHQIEAASADAQSYEDSLRNTLVSAVAEVSRDYLQLRQYQEQLAVARRTEATRKDTLKITEVRYKAGLVTDLDVANAAASLAQTQATIPTLEASASQMVHAISVLLGENPAALAAELNEASGIPASPNEIPVGLPSDLLRRRPDIRQAERSLAAATARVGVQVASLFPSISLTAQYGGQTGEALHLANAAARFYSLGPQIKWGLLNYPATKANIRTYEARRDQQYLTYQKTVLTAFQDVENALASHRADQQRLAALEQQVSHLQKAAAVAMNRYTHGLTNFLDVLDAQRSLNTAEDSAVQSRAAVNIDLVSVYKALGGGWEQNDPVADNRSGRRQDVSR; this comes from the coding sequence ATGACGCGGCGATTTGCGGTTCTGGTGACCGTGGCGCTCCTCCTACTGGCGGGATGCGCCGTGGGACCGAAGTATCGGGCTCCTGTCGTGAAAACCCCGGAGGCATTCTCGCAGGTGCAAGAGAGGAAGCCCGCGGCGGACATGGCGGCCCTGGCTGATTGGTGGCGGACGTTTCATGACCAGAAGCTCTCTTCGCTGGTTGAACGCGCAATCAACAGCAACCTGGATGTAAAGGTTGCGAAGGCGCGTCTGCAGGAGGCGCGCGCAACATTCAAGAACACGCAGGCCAGCAAGCGGCTGCCCGCCGGCAATGCGAACTTCAACTACGCGCGCAGCCGGACGAGTTCCGACAATCCGCAGATTCCGAAACTCGGGGGAGGGACGCTGATCCCCACGACGTACAGCTCCTACCAATCGTATTTGGACGCAAGCTATGAGCTAGACCTCTTTGGCGGCGTTAAGCACCAGATTGAAGCAGCGAGCGCGGACGCGCAGTCGTATGAGGACAGCTTGCGCAACACGCTGGTGAGCGCCGTGGCCGAGGTCTCGAGAGACTATTTGCAGCTCCGCCAGTATCAGGAGCAACTGGCGGTGGCGCGGCGAACGGAAGCCACGCGCAAGGACACGCTCAAAATCACCGAGGTGCGCTACAAGGCCGGCCTGGTGACCGATCTGGACGTGGCCAACGCCGCAGCCAGCCTCGCGCAGACGCAGGCGACCATTCCAACGCTGGAGGCCAGCGCTTCTCAGATGGTCCACGCCATTTCCGTCCTTCTGGGCGAGAATCCGGCCGCCCTCGCAGCCGAACTGAACGAGGCGAGTGGTATTCCGGCGTCACCGAATGAGATTCCGGTGGGATTGCCCTCGGACCTGTTACGCCGGCGTCCCGACATCCGGCAGGCGGAGCGGAGCCTTGCCGCGGCGACGGCGCGAGTGGGCGTTCAGGTGGCAAGTCTGTTTCCGTCAATCAGCCTGACGGCGCAGTATGGGGGCCAGACTGGCGAGGCCCTGCATCTGGCGAACGCGGCGGCGCGGTTCTACTCCTTGGGTCCTCAGATCAAGTGGGGGCTGCTCAACTATCCCGCGACCAAAGCCAACATCCGAACCTATGAGGCCAGGCGCGACCAGCAGTATCTGACGTACCAGAAGACAGTATTGACCGCGTTCCAGGATGTCGAGAATGCCCTCGCTTCGCATCGGGCGGACCAGCAGCGGCTGGCCGCATTGGAGCAGCAGGTGAGCCATCTGCAAAAGGCGGCGGCCGTGGCGATGAACCGCTATACGCACGGGCTCACGAACTTTCTCGATGTGCTGGATGCGCAGCGTTCGTTGAACACCGCGGAGGATTCGGCGGTTCAGAGCCGGGCCGCGGTGAATATCGATCTCGTGTCTGTCTACAAGGCGCTTGGCGGCGGCTGGGAGCAGAACGATCCAGTGGCCGACAACCGGAGCGGAAGGAGACAAGACGTCAGCCGCTAA
- a CDS encoding M56 family metallopeptidase, translated as MTALLHFVDTPLAAAVGWTVLHSLWQGGLIAAILAVGLVPARSPRIRYAAACLGLCTLLAASGFTLDRMLPRGAEVRLIHPAAFPQDAQPGSLERIAPWSPVLAGAAPWLAPFWLAGVLVFYLRQAAGLAGIHRLRRRGVCCASDHWQHEVRRLGSQLRVSRPVQLLESSLAEAPVVVGHFRPVILMPLDLLGRLPAGQMDAILLHELAHIRRHDYLVNVLQRLVEGLLFYHPAVWWISSVVRREREHCCDDAVVAVRGDAHEYARALAALEEFRGPGQAQALAATGGNLVKRIRRLLYPQGTNGTWTPVLTALILVVALSATLAAWQANTKSDPTPPRAAGAAASPYMKWLDEDVVYIIDDAERAAFLKLTSNPEREKFIEQFWLRRSQPGATSDAAKVEHYRRISYAIERFGNSLPGWRTDRGRMYIIYGPPDEIESHPGKAELWLYHTLPGIGANVTLTFIDKTGRGDLRLAPGNGRWSPGN; from the coding sequence ATGACGGCACTACTCCACTTCGTCGACACGCCTCTGGCCGCCGCCGTCGGCTGGACCGTGCTGCATTCGCTGTGGCAGGGCGGCCTCATTGCAGCGATTCTGGCGGTAGGACTTGTACCGGCCCGCTCGCCCCGCATTCGTTACGCCGCGGCCTGTCTGGGTCTCTGCACGCTCCTTGCTGCATCCGGCTTCACCTTGGACCGGATGCTACCTCGCGGCGCGGAGGTTCGACTCATCCACCCGGCGGCCTTCCCCCAAGACGCTCAGCCGGGTTCCCTCGAAAGGATCGCCCCCTGGAGCCCGGTGCTGGCCGGCGCCGCACCCTGGCTCGCTCCCTTCTGGCTCGCCGGCGTCCTGGTCTTCTACTTGCGCCAGGCGGCGGGTCTGGCCGGCATTCATCGGCTGCGGCGGCGCGGCGTTTGCTGCGCCTCTGACCATTGGCAGCACGAAGTGCGGCGCCTGGGCAGCCAGTTGCGAGTCTCGCGGCCCGTCCAGCTCCTGGAGTCGTCCCTGGCCGAAGCACCAGTGGTGGTGGGCCACTTCCGTCCGGTCATCCTCATGCCCCTCGATCTGCTGGGGCGGTTGCCGGCCGGGCAGATGGACGCTATCCTGCTCCACGAACTGGCGCATATACGCCGCCACGACTACCTGGTGAACGTGCTGCAGCGCCTGGTCGAAGGTCTTCTGTTTTACCACCCGGCCGTGTGGTGGATCTCATCCGTCGTCCGTCGGGAGAGGGAACATTGCTGCGACGACGCGGTCGTCGCCGTGCGCGGAGATGCGCACGAATATGCGCGCGCCTTGGCCGCGTTGGAAGAATTTCGTGGACCCGGCCAGGCTCAGGCTCTGGCGGCAACAGGAGGAAATCTGGTGAAACGCATCCGCCGTCTGCTCTACCCGCAAGGAACGAATGGGACCTGGACTCCGGTCCTGACCGCGCTGATCCTCGTGGTCGCGCTCAGCGCCACACTGGCGGCCTGGCAAGCCAATACGAAGAGCGATCCAACGCCCCCTCGGGCCGCCGGCGCGGCCGCTTCGCCCTATATGAAGTGGCTGGACGAAGATGTTGTTTACATCATCGACGATGCGGAACGCGCCGCCTTCCTCAAGCTCACCAGCAACCCCGAACGGGAGAAGTTCATTGAGCAATTCTGGCTGCGGCGCAGCCAGCCCGGAGCCACCTCCGACGCCGCCAAAGTCGAGCACTACCGCCGCATCTCCTACGCCATAGAGCGATTCGGGAACAGCCTCCCCGGGTGGCGCACCGATCGTGGCCGCATGTACATCATCTATGGCCCGCCCGACGAGATTGAATCGCATCCCGGCAAGGCGGAACTCTGGCTCTATCACACCCTGCCCGGCATCGGCGCCAACGTCACGCTCACCTTCATCGACAAAACCGGCCGCGGCGATCTGCGCCTGGCGCCCGGCAACGGCCGCTGGAGCCCCGGAAACTAA
- a CDS encoding BlaI/MecI/CopY family transcriptional regulator, translating into MPGELPKPTEAELEILTVLWSIGPSTVRSVYEAITRRRPAQYSTILKFMQIMAEKGLVLRDETQRAHVYRTARPREWTQKQLAGDLLERAFNGSAKALLLGALSARKASKQDLSELRKLLDDYEGTKK; encoded by the coding sequence ATGCCCGGCGAACTACCAAAACCCACGGAAGCCGAACTCGAAATCCTCACCGTCCTCTGGAGTATCGGACCCTCCACCGTGCGCTCTGTCTATGAGGCAATCACACGCCGTCGGCCCGCCCAGTACAGCACCATCCTGAAATTCATGCAGATCATGGCGGAGAAGGGACTGGTGCTCCGCGACGAGACCCAGCGCGCTCACGTATACCGCACCGCCCGCCCACGTGAGTGGACACAGAAGCAACTCGCCGGCGATCTCCTGGAACGTGCGTTCAACGGCTCGGCCAAGGCATTGCTCCTCGGCGCACTGTCCGCCCGCAAGGCGTCGAAACAGGATCTGTCGGAGCTCAGGAAGCTGTTGGACGACTACGAGGGAACCAAGAAATGA